The following is a genomic window from Clostridium sp..
ATGCAAGAGAAAATAGTATAAAAATTTAAAACCCTTGTAGTATCAAGGCTTGAGCGTAATAGAAATGCTATTCGTCAAAAATTCGTCAAAAAATATTGTTTATAATATTTTGAGCCTTATGCATCATATCTTTTGTAACATGGGAATAGGTATGCATGGTTTGTTCTACATCATGGCCAAGTAATTTAGCTGCTGTTAGCCAGTCAGTGCCATCTGCAATTAATAGAGTAGCATAAGTGTGTCTAAGCTCATGTATAGTAAGATCAAATCCCACTTTTTTGAAATAGTTCTTTAGCATCTGGCTTAACCCTTGAATTTCTTTATAGGCTATAACTCTATTGTCTATATTTATAGGGTGTGAATTTTTAAAATCTAATAGATATTTTATAGTTGTTTTAGACATGGGAATTGTTCTATAGGAGTTTTTACTTTTAAGTTCACCGAAACCGGTTTTACGTGGCCCTATATTTTTCCACTGTCTGTCTATTTTTATAGTTCCCTTTTTAAAATCAATACGATCCCAGGTTAATCCTAATATTTCGCCGACACGCATCCCACAAGCCCCGGCAAGAATAAACATTATCTTATATTTGGGATTCCTGGTGTTTGAAATTAATTTTTCAAATTCGGCTCTGGTTAGAGCCTTTTTAGTACTTGGTTTCTTGCTTATCTTTATATTGATGTTATTTACAGGGGATTGAGGTATAATTTTATAGGGATCAACTGCCGCCCTGAAGATTACTTTTATCCGGGCTAAATAGGTATCAATCGTAGAGTATTTTAAATCATTCTGTGTCATTTTGTCGACACACATTTGGATATCAAGTGGCGTCACCTCGGTTAATTTCTTGTCATACAAGGTAGTAAAATAGTTAAGAGCACTTTCATATAGCAGTATAGTATTTTGCTCTCTATATAATTTTAAATGCTTTAAATACATGTCTATAAATTCTTTAAAAGTTATTTTGTCATATTCAGTGTTGATGTTATTTTTTATAGTTTCTTTTAATTGTTCCACTGCTTCCACAGCAGCATCCTTAACTTCCTGTGGAACTTTTTTCTTATCTGTTGCTTTAAATCCTTGTTTGCTTTTTTGTTTCCATCTCCCGTTATTATCTTTGTAAGATATAATATACTGCCAGCTATTGTCTTTTTTCCTGTAAGAAATGTTATATTGCATAAATAATCCTCCTCCTTTAATAAAACATATGTTCGCATACAAATTAAAAAATATATAGTACCTACATTCGTACCACCTCCTTAAATCCAATCAAACTTTAGTTTTAATAAATCTGATGAAACATTTTCTATGTGCGCTATTTCATCAAATGTATATCCAGCATAATCATTCAAGACATCATCTTTTATTAAAAATTCTGCGGCGAATAAGTTAGCTTCTCTTTCTATCTTGCAAGTTAAAAACAGTGTATAACTCTTCATAAAATAGCAATTGGTCTTTTTATGCAATACAGCGTGTCCTATCTCGTGGGCCAATACAATTATTCTTTCATAGTCATTTAAACAAGAATTTAAAAATATAGTTCTGCGACGATTTAAGTACATATATGCACCTGAGTATGAACCCAAAGGAACTATTTTTAAAACAACCCCCAAACATCTGGCAAGTTCATATACATTGTTAGTTTTGTATTTTCTTATTAATGCTCTTACTATTATTTTTATTCTAGAGTGCATTTCCCCACACATCCCCTTTTGTTATTTCCTGTATTTTTTAGGAGTATAAGTTTCTTTGTTTTTTACCTTTATGGTTTTTAAAGCCAGCTCAATTGCACTCCTAAATAATTCCTTATCCTCTTCCTTCATTTCTATGCCATTATAGTAAGATGGTCCTGATTCGCCTTTGTCCAATTTATCCATAATAGAATCAACATCTTTAGATATATCTCTAAGATCCCTTTTATTTAATTCAAGCTTTTCAGCTTCTTCTTTTTTAATATTACCTAATAGATCATCCACGCTTATTTTTAGAGCAGAAGATAATTTTTCAAGAGTATTCCTTGAAGGATTTGAGATTTTTTCATTTTCAATTTCACTTATTGTGCTTTTATTTATACCCGAAAGAGTTGCAAGTTTATTAATACTCAATTTATATTTCTGTCTTAATTTTCTTAAATTTTCACTTAAATTACTCATTGTAATATTTTCCTTTCTGTTCGGTTTATATTACATATTATAATACGAATGTTTGATAAAGTAAACAGCAATTCTAAGAAAATTAAAGAAAATTAAAGTATACTATAAATATTGTTCGAATTATCAAACAATATAGTCAATATTAAGAATTGAGTGTTTGACTAATCAAACATATAATATAGGCATAGTCAAACGGAAGGAGGTTGAAAAATATTGAACAACAACATAAAAGTGTTAGTCCAAAACTTGAAAGCTTCAGGAATTACAACAAGCGAAATAATTGAAAGAAGTGGTTTGAGCAGAACTCAATTTTATGCAATTTTAAATGGTGAATGTGTTCCAAAGCTTGATAATGCTAATAGGATATGTAAAGTTTTAGGAGCCAGCATTGAAGACGTATTTCCGGATTTAAAACCAGAAAAGGAGTTGAGATAAATGGAACAGCTTTTAACCAAGCCACAACTAGCCGAACACTGGCAGGTAACAGAAAAAGCTATAGAAAAGTGGATTAAAGATGGACTCATAACACCGTGCCAAAGAGTGCCTGGCCGTATGAGATTTTCACCAAGGTATATAGCCGAACTTGACGGAGTTAAACTTGAAAAACATTCCCCACTGGAATGGAGAAGATTGCAGAGGGAGTTGGAATTCTGGAGGACAAAGGCCGAGAAAATGGAGGAAACTTTTAACAAGCTGGATATGGTTATAACGGAAACCAGGTATTTAAAGCAGAAAGAAGCATAGACCTACATAAGCAATTTTAAGGTAGGTGATTAAGATGCAAGAACAGTACGACGCAATGCACGAACTCATTTTAACTATAGCAGAGAGCTTTGGTATGTCGCATGCAGATGCAGAAGTGTATGCCAGAAAGTTGAAAAACATGGCATTGGATGAATACAGAAAAGCTTTTAGAAAATAGGAGGTGAAATATAAATAATGGAATTTGGAACGTCTTATTTATCAGACAAAATATATATGGGAACTAGTAAAAAGCTAAAAGATGGTACTGCAATTTGGACAAAACAGACAGATGTAACGGACGCAGTTGTTAAAGCGGTATTTGAACACATGTATCTTGAGGCAGAAAAAACAGGTGCATATGAAATCTCAATACCTGGCTTTGGCAAAATGGTATTTACACGAGAGGGAAAGACGGGTGATACAAAATGATTGAACACATATTTAAATTGGAAGATGTTAAGCCAGGAGTACCAAAAGTGTACCAGTTCCCAGATAACAGTAAGGTCACAATAAATGATTTTCAACTTAAAAAAGACTGGGTTGCAGAAGTGGAGGTTACAAAATTAAAAGACCTGCCAGACACGATTTTTGTAACATTGTACAGCAAGTTTACGGAAATAGGTACTGTAGTGTCTAAAAGCTCTTACACATTGGAACTAGAGGTTGTGGATGGCGTAAAGTACTATTATTTGGAGCCATTGAAGGAGAGTGAGATAAATAAAATTGAGTGATATAAAAATCAAATCTGAATTTAAAAATTTATTGCCACCACTAACAGAGGAACAGAAAACAGAGCTTGAAAAAGACATTATAAAAAATGGCTGCCTTACTCCATTGGTAGTATGGAACAACATTTTAATAGATGGACATCACCGTTATGATATTTGCACTAAAAATGGCATACCGTTTGATCTAACAGAAATGGAATTCAAGGGCAAGCTGGAAGCTATGGAGTGGATTTGGAGTAATCAGAAGAACAGAAGAAATCTTAATAAATATGAACTTGCTCAAATAGCGCTTAAATTCAAACCTGTAATAGAAGCTAAAGCAAAGGAAAATCTCAAAACATCAACTGGCGGTAAAAATCCTCGGCCTTGTCAGAAATCTGACAACCCTGCAATAGATACTAAAAAAGAACTTGCAAAAATAGCTGGGGTAAGTCATGACACAATCCACAAAGTTGAGGTTATAGAAAATCAAGCTCCGGAGGATATTAAAAAGCAGGTAAAGGCTGGAGATTTGACAATCAATAATGCATATATTCTCACTAAATCGGCTGTAGAAGCCAAAAAGAAAAATGAGGAACAAGAAAAACTTTATAAAGAGCAACTTGAAAAAGAGGAGCAGGAACAGGAAAAAAGGAAAAAACAGGAGGAACTTGAAAAATCATTACCTGAAAACGCAGTCCTGATTGATAAGTTTAGGAAACCAAAAGAAACCCACATTTTCGGAATAACTGATTTCAATAATCTAAGTGAAGAACAACTTGGCGATTGTATAAAACACTCAAAAAAATATGAAGACGCAATATCTAAAGTAGCACTTTTAAGTACAAGCAATGATTCACTGAAAGCGTGGAGTTGTATAGCAAATACGACAGAACTTATTGACATAGAACTATCAGAGTTAAGTCTTGCTATCAAGAATTTAATAACGATCCAAAATTATTTTAAGGGGGTAAAAAAAGATGGGTAACTACAGCAGTCTTGAGAAAAAAGCAAGAGAAGCCATATTGGAACAAATGGACGAGCTTGGAGAAATAACAACAGATGCCGTAATGGAGCTTATAAGACCACACTATATCTTTGATATTCGTAAACTTAGAAATCAGGCTCTTAGACGTACCGCAAACAGTTTAATGCGAAGATATAAGGATGATAAGGGAATAAGGACATGTTTCAACTATAAGGATGATGGCGTTTCTAAATATGTGAATGTAGATAAAACTAAAAATTTAAAAGCTCTTGAGAATATAGAAGCTCAGTTAAATAAGAAATACAAAGGGTTAAATGCATCCAAGAAAAAAGTGGCTTTAAGAAAACAAGTACTATCCGGCCAGATATCTATAGAAGACATTGAAACAGAGAAGGAAAGGGGCACTGGAAGTGATTAAAATTATAACGCCCGAACGGGCAGACAGCATAATCGAAACCAGGAAGCCTTATGGCAGATTTATCGTGTTGGAGAAAGGTTGGTTTGTTGGTATAGACAACACCGCAGGAGAAGCATGGACAGAAGATTTTAAGCACCTTAAGAATTGCCTGGCATATCTGCATGGAGCACCGTTGGAAGATTGTTTGGAACTAGAATGGGGTGAAAATAATGTCTAGCGGCTGGAGTTGCTCATGTGCTGGTAGCAGAAAAGAGAAAATGAAAAATTGGAGAGTTGTTGTCCGCAATGGTAACTACTCAGAGTTTGAAAGTCCTAAGGGAGCATTTCACCCCAGTAAATATTCATCTGTAAGATGTTTGAAATGCGGTAGCATATGGAGAACTAAGGCAAATTACGTTAATGAATTAGAAGATATTTGAAAGGTAGATGATTAAATGACTGATTTTTGGTACAGGCAGCCAATACAAAGCAAAGAGTTTAAGGAGGGATTGAAGCAGGAAAAGCTATTCAGGCTGTATATGTTATTAGCTAGTTTAATTAAGGAAGAAAGAGAAGGACAGAAGGTTAAAAGTAGAATAAATGCTGTTAGGAGAGAAATTGGAAGGAGGAAAGGAAGTTGAAGGAAAATTGGTATGCACTTATCTTAGCTGTGGAAAAGGGTATTTCCTGTGAAAAAGCACTTGTAAAAATGGGTGTAAGTAGTGAACCTCACGTGCGTCGCACGCACAGGGAAGTACAGCAGAAAACCAAAGAAATGTTAGAACTTAGAAAGAAAGGCTATACAGTAAGGCAAATTGCAGAAATTTACAAACTTAGTTATTGGACTGCGAGAAGCAGAATCAAACGAGCTAAAGGAAAGGAAGTGAGAATATGTCGCAATTAGGAGCTGAAGTTTTAGGAGTCTACAGTCTGATAGCTGTAATTGTACTAGCTATATACCATGCAATTAGATATACAAGAGAGGACAGCATAGAAAATCAGTTAACTATAGTTGTCTTGGTACCTGTAATTATATTTCTAACAAATGTTATTTGAAGGAGGAAGATGGATGATTTACTGCACAGTTGGTAAATGCCCTATAGATCTTAAAGAGCCTATATGCTGTATTTACTGCAACAAAAACAAGAACTGCCCCAATGCTTGTAAAAGTACAAGCAGAGAATGTCGATTAAGTTTTGAGAATAGAAAAAGAACCCTTTGCAGAGGGTCCAAAAACAAAATTAACTAATTCCACTTTACTATAGAGTGGGAAATAAGTCAAATATGGAGGAATTAAAATGGAACAAAATCATGTTGTTATAGACCTGGACACATTTTCAAACTTACAGAAAGAAGCTGACGAATTAGAAAAACTTAAAAAGGAAAATTTAATACTCCCTAAGGATGTTTTTACAATGAAGAGAGACTTTAGAGACAAAGTTAACTTAGCAATTAATGGAACAATTGCTCTAAATATAGCGAGAGAGCTTTTAAGCAATAGCGAATTTAAGGATAGTCATATAGAAGATTTTGAAGAAAAGGATATCGAGGACAGGCTATTAGAAATAGGAGAATTTTCACTGATTTTTATAAACAAGAACGAGAAAACCGAGAAAGCTGAAGAAGATGAGTAAGGTTATAAAGGAGATAAACACACCGTTCAAGGGACTGCTTGCCACTCTTAATAGTTTGCTAGAGGTATTAAACAAGCTGGATTATAGAATCTATGACGCTAATGATTCAGACTATTATATTTTAGCAATTTCATATAACGACAAGGAAGACAGATTGGAAACTATTTGGGGAGAGGATAAATAGATGGAGAATTTTAAATTCAAGATACTTGAAATTAAACAAAACCCTGACGTAACAACTATAAAAGCTGCATTAAGGCAGAGTTATTTAAGACAATTGGAAAATGAATTAGAGCCTGGAGAAATAATTTAGGAGGGATAATATGGCAGATAAAAAAATGGTGGTTTTAAATGAAAGCCACACAATGTTAAATAAATTGCTTGAGACAAAACAGGAGGCGCTTCCAAAGGATTTTAACAAGGCAAGATTTTTACAGAATTGCATGACCGTTCTACAGGACACCGAGGGAATTGAACAATGTCAGCCGATTAGTGTAGCAAGGACAATGCTCAAAGGTGCATTTCTGGGGCTGGATTTCTTCAACAGGGAATGTTATGCAATACCGTATAGTGGAAGCTTGCAGTTTCAGACTGACTATAAAGGCGAAATTAAATTAGCTAAGAAATATAGTTTCAATCCTATAAAGGACATATACGCAAAGATTGTCCGCGAGGGTGATGATTTTCAAGAAAGCATTGAAGATGGAAGGCAGACAATCAACTTCAAACCGTTGCCGTTTAATAATGGTGAGATTATAGGGGCGTTTGCGGTATGTCTCTTCCAAGATGGCAGTATGCTTTATGAAACCATGACAAGGCAGGAAATAGAAGGTATACGAAACAATTTTTCCAAGGCAAAAAACAGCCCGGCATGGGTGAAAACCCCGGGAGAAATGTACAAAAAGACAGTGCTCCGAAGGCTGTGCAAATTAATTGAACTTGACTTTGACAGCGTCGAAACCAAAAAAGTCTACAATGAGACATCTGATTTTGAGTTTGAAAATCAAGAACACGAGGTTTCAAATTTTGATAAAGATGATAGCAATATCATTGAAGCTGATGCAGAGGTTCAGGAAGATACTTCGGAGGTAGGTGAAGACATTGAGAAAGATTAAGTTTAGGGCTTATATTAAAAAACTTGGAAAGATAGTGAATGTGGAAGAAATCAATTTTAGTAATGAAACAATAGGAGTAAAAGTACCTGGTGAAGGGTATTTACTTGTATATAACTTTAAAGATTTTGAGCTTATGCAATACACAGGCTTGAAAGACAAAAACGGCGTTGAAGTGTACGAGGGTGACATTTTGAAATTATTTTACGGGAAGGAAAATACGCCGCTTACAACAACCAAGGTATTTTTTAATAAAGAAGGGTATTGGGATTCAAAAAATCTGTCAGAGCAACATCCTGTCAGAGCATGCTATGGCGGATTTAATAAATGTGAGGTTATAGGCAATATTTATGAGAATCCAGAACTTTTAGAAGGTGAAGAAAATGCCAGTAACTAAGGAAAATTACTTCACCAAAGAAAATGACAGAGAATATATGTCAGTCAGCTTATTCAAGAGTTTTAAAGAATGTGAGGCCAAGACAATGGCAAAGCTTAACGGAGAATGGGAAGATAGCAACAAAGACGCCCTCCTACTTGGTAGCTATGTTCATGCATGGAGTGAAGGTACTTTAGAAGAATTTAAAGCCGAGCATCCAGAAATGTATTCTTCTAGAGGCAAAACCAAGGGACAGCTAAAATCTACCTTCCAGATTGCAGACCGCATGATTGCCACTCTAAAGGATGATGAACTAGTCAAAGAAGCCAGAGAAGGTCAGAAGGAAGTTATTCAAACTGCGGAATTGTTTGGGGTTCCATGGAAAGCCATGTTCGATATATACAATCCAGAGAAAAAGGTTATTGTGGATTTGAAAACTACCAGGAATATACACAGCAAATTCAATGGTAACGAGAACTTTATAACACACTATGATTACTTATTGCAGATGGCTATATACTGCGAAATCGACCGTATAAACCGCAAGGCGGATGATTACTTTCAGCCCCACATAATAGCCGTTTCCAAAGAAGAAATCCCGGACAAGGCTGTAATACTTCTAGGTACGGAATTCATAGAGGATAAGTTGCTGGAAACAGAAATATTAATGGACAGGGTGAAAGCCGTTTGGCAAGGCAGAGAACAGCCGACACGGTGCGAAGAATGTGACTATTGTAGATCTACAAAGAAATTAGAGAAAACCATATTTTATATGGACCTATAAGGAAGGGGAAAAATATGAAGCCAGAGGAAATCAAAGCAAAAATAATTGATTTACTTATAAATACTAACAGGAAAGGCATAGAGAGAGTAATTAAGTATATGGAGGACAGTGACTTCTTTGAAGCTCCTGCCTCTACAAGGTACCATGGCAATTATAAAGGCGGTCTTGCAGAACACAGTTTAAATGTCTATGAAATATTTAAGAAGAAAAATGTTGAGTACGATTTTGGATTGAGTGACGATACTGTGAAAATTACTGCGTTGCTGCATGATATATGCAAAACCAATTTTTATACTGTGAGTTCCCGAAACATGAAAAAAGAGGGTAAATGGGTAAAAGTTCCTTACTATGCAGTGGATGACCAAGCACCTTTCGGGCATGGAGAGAAAAGCGTTATTATACTCCAACAATTTATAAAACTAGGCAGAGAGGAAGTAATAATAATCAGGTGGCATATGGGTGGCTATGAGCCAAGCCAGAATTACAATAGTATAAGTAAAGCATGGAATATTTGCAAAGCCGGAGTTGCGCTTCACACGGCAGATTTAGAATCCAGCTATATATTAGAGACACATTTTGAACCGGGCGAGAGCACGAAACAGATGTCGTTTAAAGCTTAGGTGATAGCAATGGTTATTATGGCTGTACCATATAAAAATTTTAAGGAAAAGATAAAAATTACAAAAGAATATGGCGGAATGTACCATATAGAAGACCTTAATATGTACAGCACTAGAGGCATTTTATATATGGAAAGAAGGGAAACAATTGAATAATATACAACTTGTGGGTAGATTGACACGCGATCCGGAGTTAAATTATACACCTGGAAGTGGGCTGGCAATAGTTAAATTCACATTAGCGGTAAATAGGCCACGGTTTAACAAAGACAAACCCCAGGAGGCGGATTTTATAAATTGTGTGTGCTTCGGAAAGAGAGCTGAAGCAATAGCAAATTATGTTCAGAAAGGGCATAGATTCGGCGTTATAGGTAGACTACAGATTAACAAATATACGGATAAAGAAGGTAATAACAGGTGGAGCAGTGATGTTATTGTAAATGATTTTGAGTTTATGCAGGATAAAGGAAATAACAATAGCAGCTACAATAATTATTCTGCGGCTCCACAGCAGAATAATGATGCTGATTATGTGGAAGTTGAGGACGACGGAGACATACCATTTTGATAAATGAAATTTCAGTTAATACCCTCAGAAAGAGCTCTTGGCAAAGCTTAGAGAAATAATTCCGAAATTGATACTTATTTCAACAAATGCAACTAATTTTACAAAATTTTTAAATGAATTGATTATCATAAAACATCCCTCCTTTAGTTGCTTTGCCGAGTCTTCCAAGGTAATGCCCTTTCTCAAGGTATTAACTAATATAATTATAACATATAAAGGCAGGTGATTAGATGCAGATACATTATAAATTTTCAGATATGGAAATTTGGAAAGATATTAGAGGATATGAAGGATATTATCAAATTAGCAATAAAGGCAGGATACGAAGTCTAAACAGAGCTATAGTTGATAATAGAGGCATTAAGTTTAATAAAAAGGGTAAATTGTTGTCAA
Proteins encoded in this region:
- a CDS encoding single-stranded DNA-binding protein translates to MNNIQLVGRLTRDPELNYTPGSGLAIVKFTLAVNRPRFNKDKPQEADFINCVCFGKRAEAIANYVQKGHRFGVIGRLQINKYTDKEGNNRWSSDVIVNDFEFMQDKGNNNSSYNNYSAAPQQNNDADYVEVEDDGDIPF
- a CDS encoding helix-turn-helix domain-containing protein, encoding MSNLSENLRKLRQKYKLSINKLATLSGINKSTISEIENEKISNPSRNTLEKLSSALKISVDDLLGNIKKEEAEKLELNKRDLRDISKDVDSIMDKLDKGESGPSYYNGIEMKEEDKELFRSAIELALKTIKVKNKETYTPKKYRK
- a CDS encoding YopX family protein, encoding MKTLRKIKFRAYIKKLGKIVNVEEINFSNETIGVKVPGEGYLLVYNFKDFELMQYTGLKDKNGVEVYEGDILKLFYGKENTPLTTTKVFFNKEGYWDSKNLSEQHPVRACYGGFNKCEVIGNIYENPELLEGEENASN
- a CDS encoding recombinase RecT encodes the protein MADKKMVVLNESHTMLNKLLETKQEALPKDFNKARFLQNCMTVLQDTEGIEQCQPISVARTMLKGAFLGLDFFNRECYAIPYSGSLQFQTDYKGEIKLAKKYSFNPIKDIYAKIVREGDDFQESIEDGRQTINFKPLPFNNGEIIGAFAVCLFQDGSMLYETMTRQEIEGIRNNFSKAKNSPAWVKTPGEMYKKTVLRRLCKLIELDFDSVETKKVYNETSDFEFENQEHEVSNFDKDDSNIIEADAEVQEDTSEVGEDIEKD
- a CDS encoding PD-(D/E)XK nuclease-like domain-containing protein, whose amino-acid sequence is MPVTKENYFTKENDREYMSVSLFKSFKECEAKTMAKLNGEWEDSNKDALLLGSYVHAWSEGTLEEFKAEHPEMYSSRGKTKGQLKSTFQIADRMIATLKDDELVKEAREGQKEVIQTAELFGVPWKAMFDIYNPEKKVIVDLKTTRNIHSKFNGNENFITHYDYLLQMAIYCEIDRINRKADDYFQPHIIAVSKEEIPDKAVILLGTEFIEDKLLETEILMDRVKAVWQGREQPTRCEECDYCRSTKKLEKTIFYMDL
- a CDS encoding DUF7446 family protein, which codes for MEFGTSYLSDKIYMGTSKKLKDGTAIWTKQTDVTDAVVKAVFEHMYLEAEKTGAYEISIPGFGKMVFTREGKTGDTK
- a CDS encoding histidine kinase is translated as MEQLLTKPQLAEHWQVTEKAIEKWIKDGLITPCQRVPGRMRFSPRYIAELDGVKLEKHSPLEWRRLQRELEFWRTKAEKMEETFNKLDMVITETRYLKQKEA
- a CDS encoding flavoprotein; the encoded protein is MVIMAVPYKNFKEKIKITKEYGGMYHIEDLNMYSTRGILYMERRETIE
- a CDS encoding ImmA/IrrE family metallo-endopeptidase: MHSRIKIIVRALIRKYKTNNVYELARCLGVVLKIVPLGSYSGAYMYLNRRRTIFLNSCLNDYERIIVLAHEIGHAVLHKKTNCYFMKSYTLFLTCKIEREANLFAAEFLIKDDVLNDYAGYTFDEIAHIENVSSDLLKLKFDWI
- a CDS encoding tyrosine-type recombinase/integrase, with protein sequence MQYNISYRKKDNSWQYIISYKDNNGRWKQKSKQGFKATDKKKVPQEVKDAAVEAVEQLKETIKNNINTEYDKITFKEFIDMYLKHLKLYREQNTILLYESALNYFTTLYDKKLTEVTPLDIQMCVDKMTQNDLKYSTIDTYLARIKVIFRAAVDPYKIIPQSPVNNINIKISKKPSTKKALTRAEFEKLISNTRNPKYKIMFILAGACGMRVGEILGLTWDRIDFKKGTIKIDRQWKNIGPRKTGFGELKSKNSYRTIPMSKTTIKYLLDFKNSHPINIDNRVIAYKEIQGLSQMLKNYFKKVGFDLTIHELRHTYATLLIADGTDWLTAAKLLGHDVEQTMHTYSHVTKDMMHKAQNIINNIF
- a CDS encoding HD domain-containing protein — translated: MKPEEIKAKIIDLLINTNRKGIERVIKYMEDSDFFEAPASTRYHGNYKGGLAEHSLNVYEIFKKKNVEYDFGLSDDTVKITALLHDICKTNFYTVSSRNMKKEGKWVKVPYYAVDDQAPFGHGEKSVIILQQFIKLGREEVIIIRWHMGGYEPSQNYNSISKAWNICKAGVALHTADLESSYILETHFEPGESTKQMSFKA
- a CDS encoding helix-turn-helix transcriptional regulator; amino-acid sequence: MNNNIKVLVQNLKASGITTSEIIERSGLSRTQFYAILNGECVPKLDNANRICKVLGASIEDVFPDLKPEKELR